The following proteins are encoded in a genomic region of Candidatus Omnitrophota bacterium:
- a CDS encoding glycosyltransferase, producing the protein MSTLDWESYRNIAPAGIVDLGHRVADRLKGKKFVHVNSTRWGGGVAEMLHRLVPLFQDLGIDTRWDVIEGAPEFYQVTKSFHNALQGQNQIITKEMYDAYLRINKKNGLKMNLDADMVIIHDPQPAPLIYKKKKGSTWLWRCHIDASRPQRKVWNFLKEYVSKYDGAIFSLPSFAQKLSIPQYLVYPSIDPLSDKNKELTQEEINSVLEQFNIPKDKPMILQVSRFDRFKDPVGVIEAYKMVKQYNDCCLVLAGGSAADDPEGLEVLNEVKNAAEKDKDIFILDLPPDANIIINALQRAAAVVLQKSLKEGFGLTVAEAMWKARPVIGGFVGGITVQIVYGQTGFTVSSAEGCAYRIRYLLNNPEFALAMGQNAKEYTRRNFLITRHVIDYLSLMTACVKK; encoded by the coding sequence ATGAGCACGCTAGATTGGGAATCTTATCGAAATATTGCTCCTGCAGGAATTGTTGATCTTGGACATCGCGTTGCAGATCGTCTTAAGGGAAAAAAATTCGTTCATGTTAATTCGACGCGTTGGGGTGGAGGCGTTGCTGAGATGTTGCATCGGCTCGTTCCTTTGTTTCAAGATTTGGGAATTGATACACGCTGGGATGTGATCGAGGGAGCTCCAGAGTTTTATCAAGTAACGAAAAGTTTTCACAATGCGCTTCAGGGGCAGAATCAAATTATTACTAAAGAAATGTACGATGCTTATCTTCGAATTAACAAGAAGAATGGCTTGAAAATGAATTTGGATGCAGACATGGTTATTATTCATGATCCTCAGCCTGCCCCATTAATTTATAAAAAGAAAAAAGGTTCGACATGGTTATGGCGCTGCCACATTGATGCTTCGCGTCCTCAGCGCAAGGTATGGAATTTCTTGAAAGAATACGTTTCGAAATATGATGGGGCGATATTTTCTTTGCCAAGTTTTGCCCAGAAACTTAGTATTCCTCAGTATTTGGTATATCCGTCTATTGATCCGTTGAGCGATAAAAATAAAGAGCTGACACAAGAAGAGATTAATTCTGTTTTAGAACAATTTAATATTCCAAAAGATAAGCCGATGATTCTGCAGGTTTCTCGATTTGATCGTTTTAAGGATCCTGTTGGCGTTATTGAAGCTTATAAAATGGTTAAGCAGTATAATGATTGTTGTCTTGTTCTAGCTGGAGGTAGCGCTGCAGATGATCCTGAAGGGTTGGAGGTTTTAAATGAAGTGAAGAACGCTGCAGAAAAAGATAAAGATATTTTTATTTTAGATCTTCCTCCTGATGCTAACATTATTATTAACGCTTTGCAAAGAGCTGCAGCTGTTGTTTTACAGAAATCTCTTAAAGAGGGTTTTGGGTTAACTGTCGCTGAGGCGATGTGGAAAGCAAGACCTGTTATTGGAGGTTTTGTTGGTGGAATCACGGTCCAGATTGTTTATGGACAAACTGGGTTTACAGTTAGTTCGGCTGAGGGTTGCGCTTATCGCATTCGCTATCTTTTAAATAATCCTGAATTTGCTTTAGCTATGGGGCAAAACGCTAAAGAGTATACAAGGCGTAACTTTCTTATTACGCGTCATGTTATTGATTATCTTTCTTTGATGACAGCTTGTGTAAAGAAATAG
- a CDS encoding DUF5752 family protein yields MKEFQFTDCIEIKELTGKKANDEAELLELIEEASPDSIYFHTHSYFLRHFYIMGPYPSDFANWIVMQVRDRVLGEKLSALTPSGKQKIEDVRSDLIEVIDDHLSSIKTIPAVSFGQPFYLMKSKIIEIPTRLKAQNLKEFRDSLACVDASAIYNHVFEARLRGQKGRSDFSIWLEEVLGLSQLAQSIERIDAYMYGLEGLRKKILCLCDQELQEGGQYS; encoded by the coding sequence ATGAAAGAATTTCAATTTACGGATTGCATTGAAATTAAAGAGCTCACTGGCAAAAAGGCCAATGACGAGGCTGAGCTTTTGGAGTTAATAGAGGAAGCCTCGCCTGATTCAATATATTTTCATACGCATAGTTATTTTTTGCGGCATTTTTATATTATGGGGCCGTATCCGAGTGACTTTGCTAATTGGATTGTGATGCAGGTTAGAGATCGCGTTTTAGGAGAAAAGCTTTCAGCCTTAACGCCTTCCGGCAAACAAAAAATCGAAGATGTTCGAAGCGATTTGATTGAAGTCATTGACGACCATCTCTCAAGCATAAAAACAATTCCAGCTGTTTCTTTTGGTCAGCCGTTTTATTTAATGAAGTCAAAAATTATCGAAATTCCTACGAGGCTTAAAGCTCAGAATTTAAAGGAGTTTCGAGACAGTCTAGCTTGTGTCGATGCAAGCGCGATATATAATCATGTTTTTGAGGCACGTTTACGTGGACAAAAAGGAAGAAGTGACTTTTCAATCTGGCTCGAAGAGGTTTTAGGATTAAGTCAGTTAGCTCAAAGTATTGAGCGAATCGATGCTTATATGTATGGTTTAGAAGGGCTTCGCAAGAAAATACTTTGTTTGTGCGATCAAGAGCTTCAAGAAGGAGGGCAGTACTCATGA
- a CDS encoding MFS transporter: TAVYWWMVKMGLALAGLLGGAMLAWTGFDQGKGIGKSLDTLFWMRVFDVSIPIIASIIAIIFIFSIKFTENDAHRVRKELEERRGKA; encoded by the coding sequence TACGGCAGTCTATTGGTGGATGGTTAAAATGGGGCTTGCTCTCGCAGGACTCCTTGGAGGTGCGATGCTTGCCTGGACAGGGTTTGATCAAGGAAAAGGCATTGGAAAATCTTTAGATACTTTATTTTGGATGAGAGTCTTTGACGTTTCTATTCCAATCATAGCATCCATTATTGCAATAATTTTTATTTTCAGTATAAAATTTACTGAAAATGATGCTCACAGGGTTCGCAAAGAATTGGAAGAAAGACGCGGAAAGGCATAG